The Indicator indicator isolate 239-I01 chromosome 18, UM_Iind_1.1, whole genome shotgun sequence genome includes a region encoding these proteins:
- the MYOZ3 gene encoding LOW QUALITY PROTEIN: myozenin-3 (The sequence of the model RefSeq protein was modified relative to this genomic sequence to represent the inferred CDS: deleted 1 base in 1 codon; substituted 4 bases at 4 genomic stop codons): protein MVTSXXCCTATTPVPKGQPCSVPGXQHPSPQVSAPLRAGVTTSWSPRVSAAPPTSSARNNCCPSAGPWHLGWSSARVRARGREPGGATEGXLGPPSTGGHRLASASSPAQEESIFGPQHLGYPWPAGQNLFLSHGAAPGAQRQVMAIMKSGPGDVPQLDLGKKMSTPQDLMIEELSLHDNRGSQLFQQRQRRMQRFIFEHPSGYRQLSGASGSQHAGKGDPTANEWPAGEDQPSFHSELHVAASPQGGPPAVPKKTEKVLQMSKILNPDALAPGYSSPLKEIPPEKFNVTAIPKGYRSPWQGLLGHVPNTVHFENQMPMRPYPWDFRSFNRTAAPFDSTLVSDLFSVPAVELDNLSALEVISHRPNFNRVAQGWVRILPESEEL, encoded by the exons ATGGTCACCTCCTGATGATGCTGCACAGCCACCACCCCAGTCCCCAAGGGTCAGCCTTG CTCCGTGCCGGGATGACAGCATCCCAGTCCCCAAGTGTCAGCCCCGCTCCGTGCCGGGGTGACGACATCCTGGTCCCCAAGGGTCAGCGCTGCTCCTCCCACTTCCTCAGCCAGAAATAactgctgtccctcagcaggACCTTGGCATCTGGGCTGGAGCTCAGCACGGGTCAGGGCGAGAGGCAGGGAGCCCGGGGGTGCCACGGAGGGCTAGCTGGGGCCACCGAGCACTGGCGGCCACCGCTTGGCTTCAGCTTcatccccagcacaggaggagaGCATCTTTGGTCCCCAGCATCTGGGCTATCCA TGGCCAG CTGGGCAGAATCTGTTCCTCTCCCACGGAGCTGCCCCAGGAGCGCAGCGGCAAGTGATGGCCATCATGAAATCAGGCCCTGGAGATG TGCCCCAGCTGGACCTGGGCAAGAAGATGAGCACCCCGCAGGACCTGATGATCGAGGAGCTCTCCCTGCACGATAACCGTGGCTCCCAGCTCTTCCAGCAGCGCCAGAGGCGGATGCAGCGCTTCATCTTCGAGCATCCCAGCGGCTACAGGCAG CTGTCAGGAGCAAGTGGCTCACAGCACGCTGGGAAAGGTGACCCAACAGCAAATGAGTGGCCG GCAGGGGAGGACCAGCCAAGTTTCCACTCTGAGCTCCATGTGGCAGCTTCACCCCAGGGTGGCcccccagcagtgcccaagAAGACAGAGAAAGTCTTGCAGATGAGCAAAATCCTCAACCCCGATGCTCTGGCACCAG GGTACTCCAGCCCCCTCAAAGAAATCCCCCCAGAGAAGTTCAACGTCACTGCCATCCCCAAGGGATACCGCTCCCCGTGGCAGGGGCTCCTCGGGCACGTGCCCAACACTGTGCACTTCGAGAACCAGATGCCCATGAGACCCTACCCATGGGACTTCAGGAGCTTCAACAG gactgCTGCCCCCTTCGACAGCACACTGGTCAGTGACCTGTTCTCCGTGCCTGCCGTGGAGCTGGATAACCTGAGTGCTCTGGAGGTGATTTCCCACAGACCCAACTTCAACAGAGTGGCCCAGGGCTGGGTGCGGATCCTGCCGGAGAGCGAGGAGCTGTAG
- the RBM22 gene encoding pre-mRNA-splicing factor RBM22, with protein MSTSLGSNTYNRQNWEDADFPILCQTCLGENPYIRMTKEKYGKECKICARPFTVFRWCPGVRMRFKKTEVCQTCSKLKNVCQTCLLDLEYGLPIQVRDAGLSLKDEMPKSDVNKEYYTQNMEREISNSDGTRPVGALGKATSTSDMLLKLARTTPYYKRNRPHICSFWVKGECKRGEECPYRHEKPTDPDDPLADQNIKDRYYGINDPVADKLLKRASTMPRLDPPDDKTITTLYVGGLGDTITESDLRNHFYQFGEIRTITVVQRQQCAFIQFATRQAAEVAAEKSFNKLIVNGRRLNVKWGRSQAARGKEKDKEGTTESGIKLEPVPGLPGALPPPPAAEEEASANYFNLPPSGPPAVVNIALPPPPGIAPPPPPGFGPHMFHAMGPPPPFMRAPGPIHYPSQDPQRMGAHAGKHSSP; from the exons ATGTCGACATCGCTGGGGTCCAACACCTACAACCGGCAGAACTGGGAGGATGCG GACTTCCCTATTTTGTGCCAGACATGCCTTGGAGAAAATCCATATATTCGAATG ACCAAAGAAAAATATGGCAAAGAATGCAAG ATCTGTGCCAGGCCTTTCACCGTGTTCCGCTGGTGCCCCGGCGTCCGCATGCGGTTCAAGAAGACAGAAGTGTGCCAGACCTGCAGCAAGCTGAAGAACGTCTGTCAGACCTGTCTGCTGGACCTGGAATATG GTTTGCCTATCCAAGTCCGGGATGCAGGACTCTCCCTTAAGGATGAAATGCCTAAGTCTGATGTCAATAAAGAGTACTACACCCAGAACATGGAACGAGAG ATATCCAACTCTGATGGCACTAGACCAGTTGGTGCACTAGGAAAAGCTACTTCTACCAGTGACATGCTGCTGAAGCTGGCTCGGACCACTCCTTACTATAAACGTAACCGTCCTCACATCTGTTCCTTCTGGGTGAAAGGAGAGtgcaagagaggggaagagtGTCCCTACAG ACATGAGAAACCTACAGACCCTGATGATCCTCTGGCTGATCAGAACATCAAGGATCGTTATTATGGCATTAATGATCCTGTGGCTGATAAGCTGCTGAAAAGAGCATCAACCATGCCTCGCCTGGACCCCCCTGATGACAAGACCATCACCACGCTCTACGTTGGAGGGCTTGGAGATACCATCACTGAATCAGATCTCAG AAATCACTTCTACCAGTTTGGGGAGATCCGGACGATCACGGTggtgcagaggcagcagtgtgccttcATCCAGTTCGCCACGCGGCAGGCGGCAGAGGTGGCTGCTGAGAAGTCCTTCAACAAGCTCATTGTCAACGGCCGCAGGCTGAACGTCAAGTGGGGAAG gtcccaagcagcaagaggaaaagaaaaggacaagGAAGGGACTACAGAATCTGGGATAAAGCTGGAGCCAGTTCCAGGACTTCCTGGAG ctctcccccctcctccagctgcagaagaggaggcttctgCAAATTACTTCAATCTACCTCCAAGTGGCCCTCCTGCCGTGGTTAACATTgccctgccacctcctcctggcattgctccaccaccacctccag GTTTTGGGCCACACATGTTCCATGCCATGGggccccctcctcccttcaTGAGAGCCCCGGGGCCCATTCACTACCCGTCTCAAGATCCCCAACGGATGGGTGCCCACGCCGGGAAGCACAGCAGCCCCTAG